In Bradysia coprophila strain Holo2 unplaced genomic scaffold, BU_Bcop_v1 contig_358, whole genome shotgun sequence, one DNA window encodes the following:
- the LOC119081299 gene encoding probable cytochrome P450 4aa1, translated as MTLLDKALNTELWMYFIVIIGGLLLYFLRNYLRSVIISFRLDGPTALPFIGNVMMILDKNLLTQHVGSGYKKYGSLVRVWVLFFPFFAIIDPHDLQTVLSSSKHTEKIFFYKLLHNFLGNGLITSTGERWSNHRKMIQTSFHTNILEKFLETFLSASDVLIEKLNVAPKELNITHFVNNCVMDILNEAVLGVPVRNKDKMVNMDDSPFREGKVLVPLRLTRPWLLLDWIYRLTDVAAAELNQKNRLNSFTRKMIKIRREGNNNNDRKCLIDYMLEVSQKNPNFTEADVVDEACTFMLAGQDSVGAAVAFCLHLLAQNEECQKKCYAEIEDILEGDYERPFTMPDIRRMRYLEQCIKETMRLYPSVPMIARKLGEVITVGSHKLPAGSNVLIFPYATHRIEKIYPNPEKFDPDRFATGGVESRHPYAYIPFSAGIRNCIGYKFALIEMKTIISQILRHYRLLPVNGKTKIQPVFRITLRATGGLWIRFESRR; from the exons ATGACTTTG TTGGATAAAGCTTTGAACACCGAACTTTGGATGTATTTCATAGTCATAATTGGTGGACTATTGCTGTATTTTCTGAGAAATTACTTGAGATCAGTAATAATATCCTTTCGTTTGGATGGACCGACAGCATTACCATTCATAGGAAATGTTATGATGATTctagataaaaatt TGCTTACACAACACGTTGGTTCAGGCTATAAAAAGTACGGTTCTTTGGTACGTGTTTGGGTgctattttttccattttttgcaaTTATCGATCCACATGATCTGCAAACGGTTTTGTCGTCGAGCAAACATAcggaaaagatttttttttacaaattactGCATAACTTCTTGGGAAATGGTTTGATAACGAGCACTG GAGAAAGATGGTCGAATCACCGGAAAATGATACAGACATCATTTCATaccaatattttagaaaaattcttGGAAACGTTTTTAAGCGCTTCTGATGTCTTGATAGAGAAACTGAATGTAGCCCCGAAAGAGCTCAatattacacattttgttAACAATTGTGTCATGGATATTTTAAATG AGGCAGTGTTAGGCGTACCCGTAAGAAATAAAGATAAAATGGTGAACATGGATGATTCACCATTTCGAGA AGGCAAAGTATTGGTACCATTACGTTTGACAAGGCCATGGTTATTACTGGATTGGATTTATCGTTTAACTGATGTTGCGGCAGCTGAACTGAATCAGAAAAATCGACTTAATTCTTTCACAAGAAAG ATGATCAAAATTCGACGTGAaggaaacaacaacaacgaccgTAAATGTTTAATAGATTACATGTTAGAAGTGTCACAGAAAAATCCTAATTTCACGGAAGCAGATGTCGTGGATGAAGCATGCACATTTATGTTAGCTGGACAAGATTCCGTTGGAGCGGCCGTTGCGTTTTGCTTGCATTTGTTagcacaaaatgaagaatgtCAAAAGAAATGTTATGCTGAAATTGAAGACATACTAGAAGGTGACTACGAACGACCATTCACCATGCCCGACATCCGGCGAATGAGATATTTAGAACAATGCATCAAGGAAACTATGCGGTTATATCCGAGTGTTCCTATGATTGCCAGAAAACTGGGTGAAGTTATTACAGTCGGATCACATAAACTACCGGCAGGCAGCAATGTATTAATCTTTCCTTATGCTACCCATCGGATAGAGAAAATATATCCAAACCCCGAGAAATTTGATCCAGATCGCTTTGCTACCGGAGGAGTCGAATCGAGGCATCCGTATGCATACATCCCGTTTTCTGCAGGAATAAG GAATTGCATTGGATATAAATTTGCTTTAATCGAAATGAAGACAATCATATCACAAATACTGAGACATTATAGACTGTTGCCGGTGAACGGAAAGACTAAAATACAGCCAGTGTTTCGAATAACTTTAAGGGCCACAGGAGGACTATGGATTCGATTTGAGAGTAGACGATGA